One stretch of Malus domestica chromosome 14, GDT2T_hap1 DNA includes these proteins:
- the LOC103414969 gene encoding protein cornichon homolog 1-like isoform X1, whose amino-acid sequence MAWELMYWLICFCVDLALFASSLYQYVMLTDLEADYINPYELSNRINQLVVPEFILHIVFCAFFLLARRWFMFLVTVPLTSYIVMLFVKQQHLIDVTEVFRVLNTEKKCRLVKLGFYFCLLAVIIIRIAISGIFIPRAGSEELDIRASFLEF is encoded by the exons ATGGCTTGGGAATTGATGTATTGGCTCATCTGCTTCTGCGTCGACCTTGCCCTCTTCGCCTCCAGCCTTTACCAG TATGTGATGTTAACAGACTTGGAGGCTGACTATATCAACCCGTACGAACTATCAAATCGCATCAATCAATTGGTTGTCCCTGAGTTCATATTGCACATTGTGTTCTGTGCATTTTTCCTCTTGGCTCGGCGTTGGTTCATGTTCCTCGTTACAGTCCCTCTTACTAGCTATATTGTCATGTT GTTTGTAAAACAGCAGCATCTTATTGATGTTACTGAAGTGTTCAGGGTTCTTAATACTGAGAAGAAGTGCAGGCTTGTCAAACTTGGCTTCTACTTTTGCCTTCTCGCTGTAATCATCATCAG AATTGCCATCTCTGGAATATTTATTCCGAGGGCCGGATCTGAAGAGTTAGACATTCGTGCCTCGTTTCTAGAATTCTAG
- the LOC103414969 gene encoding protein cornichon homolog 1-like isoform X2 produces the protein MAWELMYWLICFCVDLALFASSLYQYVMLTDLEADYINPYELSNRINQLVVPEFILHIVFCAFFLLARRWFMFLVTVPLTSYIVMLFVKQQHLIDVTEVFRVLNTEKKCRLVKLGFYFCLLAVIIIRLTLAAFNSLTSEEHAVIF, from the exons ATGGCTTGGGAATTGATGTATTGGCTCATCTGCTTCTGCGTCGACCTTGCCCTCTTCGCCTCCAGCCTTTACCAG TATGTGATGTTAACAGACTTGGAGGCTGACTATATCAACCCGTACGAACTATCAAATCGCATCAATCAATTGGTTGTCCCTGAGTTCATATTGCACATTGTGTTCTGTGCATTTTTCCTCTTGGCTCGGCGTTGGTTCATGTTCCTCGTTACAGTCCCTCTTACTAGCTATATTGTCATGTT GTTTGTAAAACAGCAGCATCTTATTGATGTTACTGAAGTGTTCAGGGTTCTTAATACTGAGAAGAAGTGCAGGCTTGTCAAACTTGGCTTCTACTTTTGCCTTCTCGCTGTAATCATCATCAG GCTTACCTTAGCTGCTTTCAACTCTTTGACTAGTGAAGAACATGCTGTGATATTTTGA